GGAATAGAATACGACAACAATAACAACATTGAAATTATTCGCACCACAGAAGGGCAGGCGCGGAACAATTCCGGGGTTTATAGTTATGAATATAACCTTACGGATCATTTGGGAAATATAAGGTATAGTTTTTATAAAAACCCGGTAACGAATACATTAACCAGGCTTCAGCAAACTAATTATTATCCGTTTGGAAAAGCATCGTTTGTAGTCAAAGGAAATAATAAATATCTTTATAACGGGAAGGAAATTCAGGAAGAATTAGGAGAACAATTTGATTACGGGGCAAGATTCTATGATCCGGTAATAGCGAGATGGAATGTGGTGGATAAACTTGCGGATGAACCCGAGCAAATTGATAAATCGCCTTATGCCTATGGTTGGAATAATCCGGTAAAAAATACCGATCCTGATGGAAACTGTCCGAATTGCCTGATTGGTGCATTAATTGGTGCTGCTATTGATTATGGTGAACAGGTTGCTGCTAATTATATTGAAGGGAAATCAAATCCCTGGACAAAAAATATTAATCTTGTTTCGATAGGCACATCAGCAGCAGCTGGTTTTATAACAAGTGGCGGAAGTGCGATTCAAAGCGTAGGTGCAAAATTAGCTGTTAAAGCCGGAGCATCTCTGGTTAACAATACGATTAAAGTTACCACGTCAAGTACTGGTTTAAAAACAGAGATCGAAACTAATGCGTTTAATGTATTTAAAAATACAGCAATAGATTTAGGGACCGATAAAGTAGCTGGTAAACTGAGTGGGAAAGCTGGGGGAGCATTGTCAAAAATTGGTGTTACAAACGCTGGCAGACTGTCAAGTACATCTAAAGCTGTTGTCAAAGCTTTAGGAGTAAATGTTACAAGAGCAACTACGGCAACCGTAAAGACTGGGTTAAAAGCAGTTACAAAAGTAGCTACACATACTGTTGAAAGTAGTATAAAAGCTGCTACGAGTTCAAAGGCCGGTGAATTAAAAACAAGAACTAATCAACAATAAGATGAAGAAAGTGAAAAATATTGTGTGGATTGTTATAGGAATACTGATTGTAGGATATGTGATTTATAAAATTGCAGTAAATTCTTTTACCGACAGCTTGCTGGGTAATAATCCTCAGCGAGCAAAAGCAGTAATTATTGACCATCGTAATTATATGCCAAATCAACCGGTAAAAGCTGAGTTCTCTTATTCTTATCAGTTTATGGTCAATGGCGAGAAATATATAGGTAATTCTCATGATATTACCGTTAAAGTTGGTGATAGTGTGGAAATTGAATACAATAAGGAACATCCTAATGTTAATAAACCTTTAAACCCCAAAGAATGAGATTATTCTGCTGGGATTGTGCTAAGCCCAATAGTGGGCTTAGCACAATCCTTTGAAGGAACGATTACCAGCTCTAATAGTTATATTATACGGAACAGCCAATGAACTATCCTTTACTGAGTCATTATCTTTCCTGTAATTTCTTCCAGCTCAGGTTCCAGTTCCAGGTATCTTTCCAGTAAAGTGACCTGGTTTTTTGTGCGGTCTAAATTATGGCCTTCATATTTTTCCCCATAATAAATATCATTTTGAAGATAATCTGCCAGGAAACGGATAGCCTGCATATAAATCAAAAACTTTCCGGCATAAGTGAAATAACTTTTCTCCGTTGCAGTTAATACATCGCCCATTTCTTCCATATATCCATCGTATATCGCCTTAAAGAAATCTTTCCTGACATTGATTTTAGTCAGATCTGTTTCTTCTTCATTTGCAGAAGACAAATATGTTCTCATCATATCACCCACATCGCTAATAAAATATCCTGGCATTACGGTATCCAGATCAATTACACAGATCCCTTTATTTTCCTGGTCAAAAAGAACATTATTAATTTTTGTATCATGATGGATGACCCGCTGCGGGATCTCTTTGCGTTCTACTATCTTTTTATAGGTAGCCACAATATCCGCATGTTTCATGATGAAAGAAATTAAGTCTTCAGACTTTTCTTTCCGCTGACCAGAAGCTTGTGCTACGGCGGCAGTAAACTGATCGAAACGTAAGGTCAGGTTATGGAAGTCGGGTAGGGTGATGTGTAATTTTTTAACGTCAAAATCATTCAGCAACCTGGAGAATCTTCCGAATTGCTTTGCACCTTCATAAGCCTCTTCTTTTTTATTCAGCACATTCAGCGAATGTGAATTCTCTACAAAAGGGAATAACCTGAAATATCCATCTGGTGTTTCCATTAACGACTCGCCTGATATTCCGGGAAGTGCAGAAACAAAAAGATATTCAGGATGTGTTTTACTTAAATAAGCCTTTAGTGCAGCTATATTCTGATCGATATCATGTGGCCTTTTAAATACAGATTGATTGACCTGCTGTAATATATATCCGTTGGTAGGTGTAGTTATTTTCCAGGTACGATTGATCAGACCATCTCCAAATAATTGTACGTCATTTCCAGCAGTTTCCATTCCGTACAACGGTAAAATTTGATCAAGCATAAATTAAGCGGGTTTATTTTTTTCGTAAACTCAAACTTAATCAATTTCGCTATCAGATCATTGTGCAAACGTTTGTGTAAACTTATTTCTCCTTGCCAATGATCAGCTCTGACTCCACAACTACGTTATAGTAAGCAGGTTCTGCATCAGAATCGCTCTTCGGTTTGTTAATCAGATCCAATAAAATATCGGCTGCTTTCTTTCCCTGTTTATAGGGAAACTGCTCTACAGAAGCAATCGGAGTAAAGTCCATATAATTGATCAGTGGCAGATTTGCGTAACTCACAAAGTCGATATCTTTATTGATCTGTATATTTAAAGAACGCGCATAGCGGATCGCAAATAAGGCTACATAATCATTGAAAGTCACAATTGCAGTGGGCTTGCGTTTATGGTTCAGGAAGTTATCCATAGACTCAATCGTTCCCGCCTCTGTCAAATCACAATTGACTATTAAAGAAGGATCAAATTTTAACCGGTGGGAAGTCATCGCCTTAATGTACCCATTTTTTCTTTCTGTGCTGGCTACCAGGTTGGTAGGGCCATTAATCATACCTATGGTACGGTGACCTTTTTTCAATAAGAAGTTTACTGCTTCAAAAGTACCGGATTCCAGGTTAGAGGCTACAAAATGTATATTCTTTACCGGAGGGATGCGGTCGAAAAATACTATAGGGATATTTGATTTCTTAAAGGCCTCAAAATGTTCGTAGGTATTGGTCGTTTTGGAAACTGAAATCAGCAGGCCGTCAACGCGCTGCATCTTCATCTTTTCGATCAGGAGTTTCTCTCTGTCTGCATCGTCATGGGATTGAGCGAGCAAAACAGTATAATTTCTTTTGTAAGCAATATCTTCAATTCCGCTGATTGCAGCCGAGAAAAAGGATTCAGCCAGTTCTGGCAAAATAACGCCTATGGTATGTGATTTACCCTGTAAAAATTGAATAGCTCTTTGATTAGGCTCATAATTAAGCTCTTTGGCCATCTTTTTTACCCGCATTTTAGTGATTAAACCTATGCTGGAATGGTCATTTAAAGCTCTTGAAACGGTCGAAACCGAGATGTCAAGAAGCTTTGCTATCTCTTTTATGGTAGTTGGTTTATCTGACATTTGTTCCAAATGTTGCAATTATCTTTTAATATAAGTAATTAAAATGATTAAATAAAAAGCCCCGGCTATTATTGCCAGGGCTAATTGCTGAATATCAAATGATAAATTATACAGGAT
The sequence above is drawn from the Pedobacter cryoconitis genome and encodes:
- a CDS encoding LacI family DNA-binding transcriptional regulator — encoded protein: MSDKPTTIKEIAKLLDISVSTVSRALNDHSSIGLITKMRVKKMAKELNYEPNQRAIQFLQGKSHTIGVILPELAESFFSAAISGIEDIAYKRNYTVLLAQSHDDADREKLLIEKMKMQRVDGLLISVSKTTNTYEHFEAFKKSNIPIVFFDRIPPVKNIHFVASNLESGTFEAVNFLLKKGHRTIGMINGPTNLVASTERKNGYIKAMTSHRLKFDPSLIVNCDLTEAGTIESMDNFLNHKRKPTAIVTFNDYVALFAIRYARSLNIQINKDIDFVSYANLPLINYMDFTPIASVEQFPYKQGKKAADILLDLINKPKSDSDAEPAYYNVVVESELIIGKEK
- a CDS encoding phosphotransferase enzyme family protein; translation: MLDQILPLYGMETAGNDVQLFGDGLINRTWKITTPTNGYILQQVNQSVFKRPHDIDQNIAALKAYLSKTHPEYLFVSALPGISGESLMETPDGYFRLFPFVENSHSLNVLNKKEEAYEGAKQFGRFSRLLNDFDVKKLHITLPDFHNLTLRFDQFTAAVAQASGQRKEKSEDLISFIMKHADIVATYKKIVERKEIPQRVIHHDTKINNVLFDQENKGICVIDLDTVMPGYFISDVGDMMRTYLSSANEEETDLTKINVRKDFFKAIYDGYMEEMGDVLTATEKSYFTYAGKFLIYMQAIRFLADYLQNDIYYGEKYEGHNLDRTKNQVTLLERYLELEPELEEITGKIMTQ